Proteins encoded by one window of Salvia splendens isolate huo1 chromosome 5, SspV2, whole genome shotgun sequence:
- the LOC121803206 gene encoding zinc finger protein ZAT6-like gives MALDALNSSSALSRRFDDVEPCGAMQWPKSKRSKRRDQSEDEYLAVCLVMLARSGAAPGEDIKSVAGAEESPKSAAANYKCSVCDKAFPSYQALGGHKASHRGKAASDESNHSAAAALNPSGRIHECSICHKRFGTGQALGGHKRRHYEGVIGGSAAKSRTTSSTAAVARDFDLNMPPPPPSPELHCDEEVESALPPLYK, from the coding sequence ATGGCTCTCGACGCTCTCAACTCCTCCTCCGCCCTCTCCCGCCGCTTCGACGACGTCGAGCCCTGCGGCGCTATGCAGTGGCCTAAATCCAAACGCTCCAAGCGCCGCGATCAGTCGGAAGACGAGTACCTCGCCGTCTGCCTCGTCATGCTCGCCCGCTCCGGCGCCGCTCCCGGAGAAGACATCAAAAGCGTCGCCGGAGCCGAGGAATCGCCCAAATCCGCCGCCGCAAATTACAAGTGTAGCGTGTGCGACAAGGCTTTCCCTTCATACCAAGCGCTGGGAGGCCACAAGGCCAGCCATCGCGGCAAGGCGGCGTCGGACGAAAGCAATCACTCCGCCGCCGCGGCGTTAAACCCTAGCGGGCGGATCCACGAGTGCTCAATTTGCCACAAGCGGTTCGGGACGGGGCAGGCCCTCGGTGGGCACAAGCGGAGGCACTACGAAGGCGTGATCGGCGGGAGTGCGGCCAAGAGCCgcaccacctcctccaccgccgccgtgGCTCGGGATTTCGATTTGAAcatgccgccgccgccgccgtcgccaGAGCTACACTGTGATGAAGAAGTCGAAAGTGCGCTGCCGcctttatacaaataa